ATACACAAGctgaaaattttaaaagcacGCATGGGAGATTCATATCTCACATGGTTATATTACATCAGTACAAACTCccaatttttatttgatgacACATGCTTATAGCATCGACACTAATACTTATACATTAAAGTAGCAAACTCTAGCCAATTTAGGTTTCAAATTGCTATTATTGTAGAGCATCCTTAAAGCTTTGATGCAATTTGAAACTTTTGGCTAATCGGAACCTGGTGGATCAATTGGTCGAAAGTTGGTTGATTCCACGTTATGACCACCATGTCCAGGCCTGGGATGTGGATTTTTTGTGCTTTGTTGCTCCTTCGGTGGCAACTCCTTTGTGGTTCCAATAGGCGGTGGCTTACCATGACGTGGTGGTATATGTGGTGGTTTACCTTTATGTGATGCATCTTCCATGTCTGGTGGTGGTTTACCATGATGTGGTGGTTTGGGATGGCCGTTTTCAATATGTGGTGATGGTTTATTATGATGTGGTGGTTTGGGAGTATGTGGTTGTGGTTTAGCATCATTGTTTGCTGGTGAAGAGGATGGGAGTATGGATAGGGAGCTTGCAACCAAAAGAAATGGTAGCAGAAAGACTAGCATGTGTTTGGGAGACATTTTTAATGAAGTTCTGAGGAATGTGGATAGTGGTGAAGAAACTAGGGCATAGCAAGTGGGCTTTTATAATAGCTATATTCCATTATTCAGTGTCATCAAACACTGTTGCCTCCTACGTAAGCTTAATCCCACCACATTATTGCACAAATATTTGTGTCAAGCACTTTTACATAGTGCCTTATAACTTTATGCATTTTCTCATGTTTATGGAGCCCATGAAAGATCAGtagaaattcaaaaatataaagaaagacagagaaataaataaagatgtTTGTTTGCGTAAGTAAAAAGTCTCAAAAGTATAACACATCTTTTCCATTCATGAAGATGTGTTAGAAAATACTGTCATGAGCTTGTTTCATCTCGCCAGtatgtatttgatttttgaatttttataaactgtataaattagaaataatttttattatataaatcatTGTCAAAATGTATGATCatagaatatttaatttctacactAACCGTAAgacatatttttaacataaaattacgATAAAGTTATTGAATTTCAGAATAGTTTACATGCTTAACAATACTAATAGATTTAAATTCGGAATATTAAAATTCGAAAAGAGAGTTAGAATGAGAAAATGGATATTTAGCATCAATACAAAAGTTGATCCAAAATagttattaacattaattttgtgtCGCACTTGCATGGAGCTCTATAATCTCATAGCACAGTTTGTTAGTGTAGACTTTTAAAAGTCGATACTAGATGGATATTAATTCACatcactattttttaaattaattttttaattaaaacaatttagcATGACTACCTaacactaaaatatttttataattttaatattagtttaatttatatcGTCCTCATCAACACTAATGATAGTAACTTgaccaaaaaattatattctactTCCAtgttcaaatattataaataaaaaaattaaaataaataaatgataatataataaactaagaaaacaagtgtaaataaagaaaataaatatggatAAAGAAGATAAGAATGAAGGAAAGAGATAAGGAGAAGAatattgaagagaaaaaaaaatgaatgtgtagatgaaaaaaataagtgtgattatgaatgaaaagtataaatatgagaatatttatatgaatgtaaaggaaaaaattgagtgtaatgaaatttatataaaaagtgagaaaaaagttataaattattacatcaatctatttatcacatttttctttctttgtgtaTCTCTCTCCAAGTCTATCATGAGAtgttagataatttttttttgtctttcttccTTTAACAAAGCATTTGGAATTGAATCCTAGATTACCTCTTTACGTGTACGATTGGCTTTAAgaactttttaacttttaataatatctttACTTTATTTCTTTCACGTTATCTTATGCCtttatttactataaaattttaaaggtTAAACTCATTTAGTTATCTCTATTTTTGTGGGTTTTTCTCGGTTCGAATCATGTTTTATTAGAATTTCCAATTTAGTcctaaaaaatgttaatttgagtcaatttggCTACTGCCGTTAAATTGGCATAACGTGATTAAGTTTTTATGAGTTGGGACGTTGACGTGGCCAGTTTTTGCCACATCACTCTTGCCACGTTAGCATTATCTTCCCCAAAAGCAAAGCAGAAACCCTAATAGGGATTTCGAAATGGGATTTAGGGTGGCTGTGCGATTTGGTGATAGCGGCACTAGAGCGCTTCTGAGTCGCGGTAGAGGGGTGGTTGTTCGTTGTGGGGTGCGTTTCTGGATGACGGGAGAACTCGCGGTGGAGGTTGAACACCGTAGAGGGGATTGCTATTAGGATTCTTGGCATCTGGTTCGCGAGAGGATTGATTGTTTGCAAGTTCTTGGATCGTGGTGGTGCGAGAACACTCACGGTGGCTGCTTGAACGTTTGCTGGCTTGGTGGTGTTTGAATGACGACGAGGGAGGTTGTGCAATTTTGGATTTCTTGGCTGATTGATTTTCTGACTCGCGGTGGTAGATGGTTTCACGGTGGTGAAATTGTTTCAAAGAAGAAATAGTGGTGGAAGGAGATGGAGGCGTTGTGGCGATCCGGGGATGGCGCGAATCACAGCCATGAATCTGGGTTTTCTCTAGTTGTTGAAGGTGGTGGTGGATGATGGGTTTTTGAGTTGCGCAACAGAAACATTGAGGCGCGACGAGATGGTGGATGCGCGAAGAAGGTGACGTTGATGGTGGCGGTGCAACGATGGCGCTACTAGCGTTCTCACGGTGGCTTCACGGTTGCGACACAACAAGGTGGTGACCGCAACGTGGTAATTTGTACAATCGAAACGGTTGCGGCGCAACAAGGTTGGGTTCAGAGCTGAGATATGGGTACACTTCAAGCATGTACCGGGTAATCTGTACAATCGAAATTTTGGTGCAGATCTTGATCGGGCGACTAATGAACTTGTTATCAGAGTTCAGCTTGATGAGGCTATTTATTTGAAGATAAACAACAAAGTTCCAGTTCAAGGAATGAAGTTGGACCGTAGTAATCTAAATCTTCACTATGCATCAAGGTATTTTCCTTTTACTCCTAAAAAATCAACTTTATGGGACTCCTGAAATACATTCTTCATTAGATTATCATCTCACAAATTCACTTCATTCTTAGTTTCTTACTTAAACTGGTGGCAGTTTTCAACATTGATATAATGTCAATATAATCTTTGTGGGCCTGCGGAATGCTGCCACCATAATTGCAGGAGTTTTCTTGCTCCATAGACGAAATTGGACATTTTGAAAGTAGTGAAGTGTTATCTTTGGATGACATATTGTATGATCATTTTGAAAgtagttttcatttttacttgATTTCAGATATTCAAAGGAGATTCCAGATGCTTATGAGAGGCTACTGTTGGATGCCATTGAAGGAGAAAGAAGACTCTTCATACGCAGTGGCAAGAGTGATGCGGCAAAAACTAGCCACGTGAACGTCCCAGCTCATAAAAGATTTAACCTCGTTAAATCAATTTAACGACAGTAGTCCAATTGActcaaattaacattttttaggACCAAATTGGAGATTTTAATAAAACGAGACTTGAAGTGAGAAAAACCCACAAAAATAGGGACAAGAGGTTTAacctattttaaattatataatgagAAACCACAATTTTACTTCTGTTTACCCGTGAACTTCCTACAAACATTACTACCATTaactctttaatattttatatggtaATCATGGGTGgacaaaaataacaaatcatcaaattcaatttataattattttaatttatattacttatttcAATGACTTTATCTATCTTTTTCAAAGTTTAAGTTAAGTCCATTTAATTTGAGATTTAAATTAGATATgataatattgtttaattttgaatCTAAATCAATAAAGTTATCAAATCTTAAGTCTCAAACTAAGTAAATTAAGACTATATCAAATTGGGTTTAATTTATTCAAGGTTAGGACAGGCCAATCCTAAGACTAGTCGAGTAGGATGTCAAAGTCAGTAAAGTTATAATAGACCTATGTTAAGTGATTCATAGTCAAATTAGATCGGGTTAAAGTCAAAGTTAGGTTATGTCATAAGTATGTCAAGGTGGTCAACTCAAACTTAGGTCAAATCAACTTAGCTCAGTTCTAATTGAGTGAAGTTAGAATTTGGAATGATCTGTATTAGTTTGAGTAAGGTATCTCTCAATTAGATCAAAAGTAGAGAAATTTGGTTGTGTTTAAACAACTTCACATTAGCCTAAGTCAACTTAAGTATTCTTAGGTTGTGTTGAGAGAGATTCACATTGGTTTTAGTTAGCATAAGTCCATGTCAATAGGAGTAAGCTCACGCTCAAGTTGGACTGAGTCATCCTAAGTCCACTTAAGATAAAATAGACAAAGGTCCTCgtcaatttgaaatgaaaacaTGTCAAGTCAAGTGGATGAAGTCAACTCAAGTCTAACTTTAGATTGACTCAACCTAATGCACATAGTTTGAGTTGGGTTAGGTTAAGGTCACACAAAGTCGACTTAAGTTCACAACTAAGTCAGGTTGAATCTATCTCGAACCTAATGACCTATATTAAACAAAATCAGGACAAGCTTATAGGAAGGTAAACTGGGAAGAGACCAAATCAATTCAAGTTGATAAGTATTAGATCAAGTCCAAATAAGTTTAACGTCACCCCGTAGACGTCGGATCACTAAATAACCAACATAAATTATTcaccggtggcattttcgtaaataagtgggcaTATAGACGTTTGTTAGGAGggggcccgacgtctatattattatagacgtcgggggaCCTCCTAACAGACGTATTAATGCTTGACAagtaggtgaaaagtcattttttttctgcCTTGGAGACGTCCGATCCCGCCACCCCGACATCTATATtcgattatagacgtcggtgaCCCTCCTAATGGACGTGTATATGTCtgacaggtagatgaaaagttatttttttccatCGTACAGGCGTCGGATCACgccatccgacgtctaaatggcctTATGAAAAGTTGTTGTGGACGTCATATTAAtgagggccccgacgtctagtcCAAAATAGACGTCGGTTCACCTGGGGAGCCAACGTCTAGTTGTTGTTAAATCAGACATCAAACCCGTTGTTACGAGCACTGcatcgtcttccttctcgccttttctctccgcGACATTGCTTTTCCAGGTGTGTTTTTGTGTCTTGTGAACCGTTTAAACAtacttttattccgattatattagtctttggctgattatctttcatttgaatcgattaaaatgagtttttgttgtgttttggtgcagtttttctcgtgtctttgggtagcgttgtaccgcattctccctttgctagtttccttgtaagaaaagcttgcgtcttttggatgtcttatagcgtttcaacccaaaaccgaacttCGGTCCTTTCCTAGTTCTATTCTCACCGTTCGTTTTCATTGGCGGTTTTAATGGAACTAGACAAGGACCCATATTTGGTTTTCAgttgaaatgccataagagatccaaaagatGCAACCTCTTCtatgacgaaactagcaaaggaagaaggtgctactatgctacccaaagacacgagttgCAGTAGATGTCGGTTAATGCAATGTCCGAAGTCTATGGAGCCCTTTAGCCATCGGACATTCCATTGTCCGACATCTATGGACCCCTTTAGACGTCGGGGTCATGCagtaaccgacgtctataaagacATCGGACTTGTTGAGTCCAACGTTTGATTaatgtcacccacaaagacgtcggttCTGGAGATGacgttaaaaggccaaaataactGACGTTAAATgtcctttctgcactagtgtacATAATTGTCAAATCAATACAACATAAAACCTTACTGGAATGAGTGAGCCTGcctaatttgaaaaaaaatatgctCTTTATgtatagaaattaaaaagagaattttatttttaaaattaattttaaatttaaatatagaaaataactttaaataacaAGCTATTTCAAaaggtaatttattttaattgaataagtAAATAACCTATTTGTTAAATCATACACTCCGATTTTTGGGATATCACGTTTTTTCAAAAGTCAATAAATTTCGAAACTTTACAATAGTGTggaaacatattttcaaaaatcttaacattttaacatgtataatttattcaaaacataatagtGTCAAAAGCCTTcaccaattacattatttcaaaagtaattaaaatgacaaaggaaataaaacaactacaattactttgtttcaaaattctataccaaaaaaactttttaaagaaaCCTAAATCTTTTCCTCTTCATCTCACGAATCTATCATGCCTCTGAAACATATGCAACATCATTTGCTCACGTCTAACACATTATATGATCATTGTTGATAATTTCATTTacaaatacaaaacacaaacatgtatggggtaagctaccgataaaacaatcataacaataATATGCATATACATACTAATTATAtaaaccataatcaaacacgcaacaagatacataccttctAATTATATTAACcctaatcaaacacacaacaaaatacatacattctaattatattaaccataatcaaactcaaaacaagatacataccttctgattatatcaaccataatcaaacaccccatacatggaagtaataacaataggattccTAATCTTCTAACTTAAGCATTTCAAACATAATGAATTACTTGATCCTCGATCTTTAACCATTAATTTCTTATCCAACATCTCACACTTAGACCATTGGTCTATCTACCCATTAGCACCTATGCTAACTACCTACATAAGGAACATCTAGTCCTGCCACACAAGGACATCCTGCCACACAAGGACATCCTGccacacaaggacaaggaaTACACCTTCACCCCCACACAAGGAAAGCTTAAGACCCTAACAACCCTTTCAATGCATacaaggcaaaaggaagcacTTATCTGAGGATTTACGAGGTACAACAAGTAGCCTtactctcatgctcatcaatcacatactcagGTACATCCTAACTCTTACCCATGTTCCactctcaaccacaagtcaaactGACCCTAAATATAACCACTAACCTCAATCTCT
The Vigna angularis cultivar LongXiaoDou No.4 chromosome 5, ASM1680809v1, whole genome shotgun sequence genome window above contains:
- the LOC108324840 gene encoding early nodulin-75; amino-acid sequence: MSPKHMLVFLLPFLLVASSLSILPSSSPANNDAKPQPHTPKPPHHNKPSPHIENGHPKPPHHGKPPPDMEDASHKGKPPHIPPRHGKPPPIGTTKELPPKEQQSTKNPHPRPGHGGHNVESTNFRPIDPPGSD